One region of Drosophila subobscura isolate 14011-0131.10 chromosome J, UCBerk_Dsub_1.0, whole genome shotgun sequence genomic DNA includes:
- the LOC117893108 gene encoding neurexin-4 isoform X1, with protein MRQPKSSPEAIPLCLLLLLLVNSSLRAVQADAFTDYFSDYECNQPLMEKAVLTATSSLGERGPEKARLNAGTSWSAKNSDFDQRLIIDLGNVRNVTHIALQGRPHSNEYVTEYTISYGITDLEFADYKEPGGNVKMFKGNSDGNSIHYNVFEVPIIAQWVRINPTRWHDRISMRTELYGCDYISENLYFNGTGLVRYDLRRDPIASTRESIRFRFKTAFANGVMMYSRGTQGDYYGLQLKDNKMVLNLDLGSGLMTSLSVGSLLDDNVWHDVVISRNQRDIIFSVDRVIVRGRIKGEFSRLNLNRELYLGGVPNVQEGLIVQQNFSGCFENIYFNSTNFIRGMKDSYELGEAYLYHKVNTIFACPSPPIYPVTFTTRGSFVRLKGYENSQRLNVSFYFRTYEESGVMLHHDFYSGGYIKVFLEFGKVKIDLMAKDRPRIILDNYDDQFNDGKWHSFVLSIERNRLILNIDQRPMTTTKNLQIATGALYYIAGGKEKNGFVGCMRLISVDGNYKLPQDWVQGEEVCCGDEVVVDACQMIDRCNPNPCQHKGVCHQNSMEFFCECTHTGYAGAVCHTSNNPLSCLALKNVQHVQQRVNLNLDVDGSGPLEPFPVTCEFYSDGRVITTLSHSQEHTTTVDGFQEPGSFEQSIMYDANLLQIEALLNRSHSCWQRLSYSCRSSRLFNSPSEAGNFRPFSWWLSRHNQPMDYWAGALPGSRKCECGILGKCHDPTKWCNCDSNSLEWMEDGGDIREKEFLPVRAVKFGDTGTPLDEKQGRYTLGPLRCEGDDLFSNVVTFRIADASINLPPFDMGHSGDIYLEFRTTLENSVLFHATGPTDYIKLSLIGGNKLQFQYQAGSGPLGVNVGTSYHLNDNNWHTVSVERNRKEARLVVDGSIKAEVREPPGPVRALHLTSDLVIGATTEYRDGYVGCIRALLLNGKMVDLKEHSKRGLYGINSGCVGRCESSPCLNNGTCIERYDGYSCDCRWSAFKGPICADEIGVNLRSSSIIRYEFEGSFRSSIAENIRVGFTTTIPKGFLLGFSSNLTGEYLTIQISNSGHLRCVFDFGFERQEIIFPKKHFGLGQYHDMRFMRKNGGSTVVLQVDNYEPVEYHFDIKASADAQFNNIQYMYIGKNESMTDGFVGCVSRVQFDDIYPLKLMFQQNPPKNVRSMGTQLTEDFCGVEPVTHPPIEIETRPPPLVDEEKLRKAYNEVNSVLLACLLVILFLLLILMFFLIGRYLHRHKGDYLTHEDHGADGADDPDDAVLHSTTGHQVRKRTEIFI; from the exons ATGAGGCAGCCCAAATCCTCCCCAGAAGCGATTCCATTGtgcctactcctcctcctgctggtcAACAGCAGCCTGAGAGCTGTACAAGCAG ATGCGTTTACCGACTACTTCTCCGACTATGAGTGCAATCAGCCGCTCATGGAAAAGGCCGTGCTGACCGCCACTTCATCGCTAGGGGAGCGCGGGCCAGAGAAGGCGCGTTTAAATG CTGGCACTTCGTGGTCGGCCAAGAACTCGGACTTTGATCAGCGTTTGATCATTGACTTGGGTAATGTGCGAAATGTCACGCACATAGCCCTGCAAGGACGTCCTCATAGTAATGAGTACGTGACAGAGTACACGATAAGCTATGGCATAACCGATCTAGAATTTGCCGACTATAAAGAGCCTGGCGGCAATGTAAAG ATGTTTAAGGGCAATTCCGATGGCAATTCCATACACTACAACGTGTTCGAGGTTCCCATCATAGCCCAGTGGGTGAGGATAAATCCCACGCGCTGGCACGATCGCATATCCATGCGCACGGAGCTATACGGCTGCGACTACA TCTCGGAGAATCTGTACTTCAATGGCACAGGTCTAGTGCGCTACGATCTGCGACGCGATCCCATTGCCTCGACCCGCGAGTCGATTCGCTTCCGCTTCAAGACGGCCTTCGCCAACGGCGTGATGATGTACTCGCGCGGCACCCAGGGCGACTACTACGGACTGCAGCTGAAGGACAACAAAATGGTGCTGAACCTGGACCTGGGATCGGGTCTGATGACCTCTCTGTCGGTGGGCAGCCTGCTCGACGACAATGTGTGGCATGATGTCGTGATCTCGCGCAACCAGCGGGACATCATCTTCTCGGTGGACCGCGTCATAGTTCGCGGCCGCATCAAGGGCGAGTTCAGTCGACTCAATCTCAACCGTGAGCTGTATCTGGGAGGCGTGCCCAATGTCCAGGAGGGCCTCATCGTCCAGCAGAACTTCTCTGGGTGTTTTGAGAACATTTACTTCAACTCGACAAACTTTATTCGTGGCATGAAGGACAGCTACGAGCTGGGCGAGGCCTATCTGTACCACAAGGTGAACACCATTTTTGCATGCCCCTCGCCGCCGATCTATCCGGTGACGTTCACCACACGCGGCTCCTTTGTGCGGCTCAAGGGGTACGAGAACTCGCAGCGTCTCAACGTTTCGTTCTACTTCCGCACGTACGAGGAAAGCGGTGTTATGCTCCACCACGACTTCTACTCTGGAGGCTACATCAAGGTCTTTCTCGAGTTTGGCAAGGTCAAGATCGATCTGATGGCCAAGGACAGACCCCGCATTATTCTTGACAACTACGACGATCAGTTCAACGATGGAAAGTGGCACTCCTTTGTGCTCTCCATCGAGCGCAATCGTCTCATCCTGAACATTGACCAGCGGCCGATGACCACGACCAAGAACCTGCAGATAGCAACTGGAGCGCTGTACTACATAGCGGGCGGCAAGGAGAAGAACGGCTTTGTGGGCTGTATGCGTCTCATCTCGGTGGATGGAAACTACAAACTGCCACAGGACTGGGTTCAAGGAGAGGAGGTTTGCTGCGGTGACGAAGTGGTAGTCGATGCCTGCCAGATGATTGATCGCTGCAACCCGAATCCGTGCCAGCACAAGGGTGTGTGCCACCAGAATTCGATGGAGTTCTTCTGCGAATGCACCCACACGGGTTATGCGGGAGCTGTTTGCCATACTT CCAACAATCCATTGTCCTGTCTGGCACTCAAGAATGTCCAACATGTGCAGCAGCGGGTGAACCTCAATCTGGATGTGGATGGTAGTGGTCCACTGGAGCCCTTCCCTGTCACATGCGAATTCTATT CGGATGGTCGCGTCATCACCACGCTGAGCCACAGTCAAGAGCACACCACCACTGTGGATGGCTTCCAGGAGCCGGGCTCCTTCGAGCAATCCATTATGTACGATGCCAATCTACTCCAAATCGAAGCCCTGCTGAATCGCTCTCATAGCTGCTGGCAGCGTCTGAGCTACTCCTGCCGCTCCTCGCGGCTCTTCAACTCGCCTT CTGAGGCTGGAAACTTCCGTCCGTTCTCATGGTGGCTCTCGCGCCACAATCAACCCATGGACTACTGGGCTGGCGCGTTGCCTGGGTCCCGTAAGTGCGAGTGTGGCATACTGGGGAAGTGCCATGACCCCACCAAGTGGTGCAACTGTGACTCCAATTCGCTGGAGTGGATGGAGGACGGTGGCGACATCCGGGAGAAGGAATTTCTGCCAGTGCGGGCGGTGAAGTTCGGGGACACGGGCACACCATTGGACGAGAAACAGGGTCGCTATACGCTCGGGCCCCTGCGTTGCGAGGGCGATGATCTGTTCAGCAATGTGGTGACCTTCCGTATTGCCGATGCCTCCATTAACCTGCCACCCTTCGACATGGGCCACTCAGGCGACATTTACCTAGAGTTCCGCACCACGCTAGAGAACTCGGTACTCTTCCACGCCACTGGCCCCACGGACTATATAAAACTGAGCCTGATTGGCGGCAACAAGCTGCAGTTCCAGtaccaggcaggcagcggcccaCTAGGTGTTAATGTCGGGACTAGCTATCACCTGAACGACAACAACTGGCACACGGTGAGTGTGGAGCGCAACAGAAAGGAGGCTCGCCTGGTGGTGGACGGATCCATAAAGGCGGAGGTGCGCGAGCCGCCGGGCCCAGTGCGTGCCCTCCATCTGACCTCCGATTTGGTGATAGGAGCCACCACAGAGTACCGAGACGGGTATGTGGGCTGCATACGCGCCCTACTGCTCAACGGAAAGATGGTGGACCTCAAGGAGCACTCCAAGCGGGGTCTGTACGGCATCAACTCTGGCTGTGTTGGTCGCTGTGAGTCGAGTCCCTGCCTCAACAATGGCACCTGTATCGAGCGCTACGATGGCTACAGCTGCGACTGCCGTTGGAGCGCATTCAAAGGACCCATTTGCGCAGATG AGATTGGTGTCAATCTGCGTTCCAGCTCGATCATCCGCTACGAGTTCGAGGGCTCCTTCCGCTCCAGCATTGCGGAGAACATTCGCGTTGGCTTCACAACGACCATTCCCAAAGGCTTCCTACTGGGATTCTCTTCAAATTTGACTGGAGAATATTTAACCATACAGATTTCCAATTCCG GTCACTTGCGCTGCgtctttgactttggctttgagcGGCAGGAGATCATCTTCCCAAAGAAGCACTTTGGGTTGGGCCAGTACCACGACATGCGCTTTATGCGCAAGAATGGCGGATCCACAGTGGTCCTGCAGGTGGACAATTACGAGCCCGTGGAGTACCACTTCGACATCAAGGCCTCAGCCGATGCCCAGTTCAATAACATCCAGTATATGTACATTGGCAAGAATGAGTCCATGACTGATGGCTTCGTCGGCTGTGTCTCACGCGTCCAGTTCGATGATATTTATCCGCTCAAGCTGATGTTCCAGCAGAACCCACCGAAAAATGTCAGGTCCATGGGCA CACAACTGACAGAAGATTTTTGCGGCGTTGAGCCTGTGACGCATCCGCCCATCGAAATCGAGACCCGACCACCACCTCTGGTTGATGAGGAAAAGCTGCGCAAGGCCTACAACGAGGTGAACTCTGTGCTGCTGGCAT GTCTGCTCGTGAttctgttcctgttgctgatACTAATGTTCTTCCTGATCGGCCGGTATCTGCACCGACACAAGGGCGACTATTTGACGCACGAGGATCATGGAGCCGATGGCGCCGATGATCCCGATGACGCGGTCCTCCACTCGACCACTGGCCACCAAGTCAGAAAGCGAACAGAGATCTTCATCTAA
- the LOC117893108 gene encoding neurexin-4 isoform X2: MRQPKSSPEAIPLCLLLLLLVNSSLRAVQADAFTDYFSDYECNQPLMEKAVLTATSSLGERGPEKARLNGNAAWTPVENTYNHFLTLDLGEASMVRKIATMGRMHTDEFVTEYIVQYSDDGEFWRSYVNPTSEPQMFKGNSDGNSIHYNVFEVPIIAQWVRINPTRWHDRISMRTELYGCDYISENLYFNGTGLVRYDLRRDPIASTRESIRFRFKTAFANGVMMYSRGTQGDYYGLQLKDNKMVLNLDLGSGLMTSLSVGSLLDDNVWHDVVISRNQRDIIFSVDRVIVRGRIKGEFSRLNLNRELYLGGVPNVQEGLIVQQNFSGCFENIYFNSTNFIRGMKDSYELGEAYLYHKVNTIFACPSPPIYPVTFTTRGSFVRLKGYENSQRLNVSFYFRTYEESGVMLHHDFYSGGYIKVFLEFGKVKIDLMAKDRPRIILDNYDDQFNDGKWHSFVLSIERNRLILNIDQRPMTTTKNLQIATGALYYIAGGKEKNGFVGCMRLISVDGNYKLPQDWVQGEEVCCGDEVVVDACQMIDRCNPNPCQHKGVCHQNSMEFFCECTHTGYAGAVCHTSNNPLSCLALKNVQHVQQRVNLNLDVDGSGPLEPFPVTCEFYSDGRVITTLSHSQEHTTTVDGFQEPGSFEQSIMYDANLLQIEALLNRSHSCWQRLSYSCRSSRLFNSPSEAGNFRPFSWWLSRHNQPMDYWAGALPGSRKCECGILGKCHDPTKWCNCDSNSLEWMEDGGDIREKEFLPVRAVKFGDTGTPLDEKQGRYTLGPLRCEGDDLFSNVVTFRIADASINLPPFDMGHSGDIYLEFRTTLENSVLFHATGPTDYIKLSLIGGNKLQFQYQAGSGPLGVNVGTSYHLNDNNWHTVSVERNRKEARLVVDGSIKAEVREPPGPVRALHLTSDLVIGATTEYRDGYVGCIRALLLNGKMVDLKEHSKRGLYGINSGCVGRCESSPCLNNGTCIERYDGYSCDCRWSAFKGPICADEIGVNLRSSSIIRYEFEGSFRSSIAENIRVGFTTTIPKGFLLGFSSNLTGEYLTIQISNSGHLRCVFDFGFERQEIIFPKKHFGLGQYHDMRFMRKNGGSTVVLQVDNYEPVEYHFDIKASADAQFNNIQYMYIGKNESMTDGFVGCVSRVQFDDIYPLKLMFQQNPPKNVRSMGTQLTEDFCGVEPVTHPPIEIETRPPPLVDEEKLRKAYNEVNSVLLACLLVILFLLLILMFFLIGRYLHRHKGDYLTHEDHGADGADDPDDAVLHSTTGHQVRKRTEIFI; encoded by the exons ATGAGGCAGCCCAAATCCTCCCCAGAAGCGATTCCATTGtgcctactcctcctcctgctggtcAACAGCAGCCTGAGAGCTGTACAAGCAG ATGCGTTTACCGACTACTTCTCCGACTATGAGTGCAATCAGCCGCTCATGGAAAAGGCCGTGCTGACCGCCACTTCATCGCTAGGGGAGCGCGGGCCAGAGAAGGCGCGTTTAAATG GGAACGCTGCTTGGACACCAGTTGAAAATACCTATAACCACTTTCTAACACTCGATCTGGGAGAGGCAAGCATGGTGCGCAAGATCGCCACCATGGGACGCATGCACACGGATGAGTTTGTAACGGAGTACATTGTCCAGTACTCGGACGATGGCGAGTTCTGGCGATCGTATGTGAATCCCACAAGCGAGCCGCAG ATGTTTAAGGGCAATTCCGATGGCAATTCCATACACTACAACGTGTTCGAGGTTCCCATCATAGCCCAGTGGGTGAGGATAAATCCCACGCGCTGGCACGATCGCATATCCATGCGCACGGAGCTATACGGCTGCGACTACA TCTCGGAGAATCTGTACTTCAATGGCACAGGTCTAGTGCGCTACGATCTGCGACGCGATCCCATTGCCTCGACCCGCGAGTCGATTCGCTTCCGCTTCAAGACGGCCTTCGCCAACGGCGTGATGATGTACTCGCGCGGCACCCAGGGCGACTACTACGGACTGCAGCTGAAGGACAACAAAATGGTGCTGAACCTGGACCTGGGATCGGGTCTGATGACCTCTCTGTCGGTGGGCAGCCTGCTCGACGACAATGTGTGGCATGATGTCGTGATCTCGCGCAACCAGCGGGACATCATCTTCTCGGTGGACCGCGTCATAGTTCGCGGCCGCATCAAGGGCGAGTTCAGTCGACTCAATCTCAACCGTGAGCTGTATCTGGGAGGCGTGCCCAATGTCCAGGAGGGCCTCATCGTCCAGCAGAACTTCTCTGGGTGTTTTGAGAACATTTACTTCAACTCGACAAACTTTATTCGTGGCATGAAGGACAGCTACGAGCTGGGCGAGGCCTATCTGTACCACAAGGTGAACACCATTTTTGCATGCCCCTCGCCGCCGATCTATCCGGTGACGTTCACCACACGCGGCTCCTTTGTGCGGCTCAAGGGGTACGAGAACTCGCAGCGTCTCAACGTTTCGTTCTACTTCCGCACGTACGAGGAAAGCGGTGTTATGCTCCACCACGACTTCTACTCTGGAGGCTACATCAAGGTCTTTCTCGAGTTTGGCAAGGTCAAGATCGATCTGATGGCCAAGGACAGACCCCGCATTATTCTTGACAACTACGACGATCAGTTCAACGATGGAAAGTGGCACTCCTTTGTGCTCTCCATCGAGCGCAATCGTCTCATCCTGAACATTGACCAGCGGCCGATGACCACGACCAAGAACCTGCAGATAGCAACTGGAGCGCTGTACTACATAGCGGGCGGCAAGGAGAAGAACGGCTTTGTGGGCTGTATGCGTCTCATCTCGGTGGATGGAAACTACAAACTGCCACAGGACTGGGTTCAAGGAGAGGAGGTTTGCTGCGGTGACGAAGTGGTAGTCGATGCCTGCCAGATGATTGATCGCTGCAACCCGAATCCGTGCCAGCACAAGGGTGTGTGCCACCAGAATTCGATGGAGTTCTTCTGCGAATGCACCCACACGGGTTATGCGGGAGCTGTTTGCCATACTT CCAACAATCCATTGTCCTGTCTGGCACTCAAGAATGTCCAACATGTGCAGCAGCGGGTGAACCTCAATCTGGATGTGGATGGTAGTGGTCCACTGGAGCCCTTCCCTGTCACATGCGAATTCTATT CGGATGGTCGCGTCATCACCACGCTGAGCCACAGTCAAGAGCACACCACCACTGTGGATGGCTTCCAGGAGCCGGGCTCCTTCGAGCAATCCATTATGTACGATGCCAATCTACTCCAAATCGAAGCCCTGCTGAATCGCTCTCATAGCTGCTGGCAGCGTCTGAGCTACTCCTGCCGCTCCTCGCGGCTCTTCAACTCGCCTT CTGAGGCTGGAAACTTCCGTCCGTTCTCATGGTGGCTCTCGCGCCACAATCAACCCATGGACTACTGGGCTGGCGCGTTGCCTGGGTCCCGTAAGTGCGAGTGTGGCATACTGGGGAAGTGCCATGACCCCACCAAGTGGTGCAACTGTGACTCCAATTCGCTGGAGTGGATGGAGGACGGTGGCGACATCCGGGAGAAGGAATTTCTGCCAGTGCGGGCGGTGAAGTTCGGGGACACGGGCACACCATTGGACGAGAAACAGGGTCGCTATACGCTCGGGCCCCTGCGTTGCGAGGGCGATGATCTGTTCAGCAATGTGGTGACCTTCCGTATTGCCGATGCCTCCATTAACCTGCCACCCTTCGACATGGGCCACTCAGGCGACATTTACCTAGAGTTCCGCACCACGCTAGAGAACTCGGTACTCTTCCACGCCACTGGCCCCACGGACTATATAAAACTGAGCCTGATTGGCGGCAACAAGCTGCAGTTCCAGtaccaggcaggcagcggcccaCTAGGTGTTAATGTCGGGACTAGCTATCACCTGAACGACAACAACTGGCACACGGTGAGTGTGGAGCGCAACAGAAAGGAGGCTCGCCTGGTGGTGGACGGATCCATAAAGGCGGAGGTGCGCGAGCCGCCGGGCCCAGTGCGTGCCCTCCATCTGACCTCCGATTTGGTGATAGGAGCCACCACAGAGTACCGAGACGGGTATGTGGGCTGCATACGCGCCCTACTGCTCAACGGAAAGATGGTGGACCTCAAGGAGCACTCCAAGCGGGGTCTGTACGGCATCAACTCTGGCTGTGTTGGTCGCTGTGAGTCGAGTCCCTGCCTCAACAATGGCACCTGTATCGAGCGCTACGATGGCTACAGCTGCGACTGCCGTTGGAGCGCATTCAAAGGACCCATTTGCGCAGATG AGATTGGTGTCAATCTGCGTTCCAGCTCGATCATCCGCTACGAGTTCGAGGGCTCCTTCCGCTCCAGCATTGCGGAGAACATTCGCGTTGGCTTCACAACGACCATTCCCAAAGGCTTCCTACTGGGATTCTCTTCAAATTTGACTGGAGAATATTTAACCATACAGATTTCCAATTCCG GTCACTTGCGCTGCgtctttgactttggctttgagcGGCAGGAGATCATCTTCCCAAAGAAGCACTTTGGGTTGGGCCAGTACCACGACATGCGCTTTATGCGCAAGAATGGCGGATCCACAGTGGTCCTGCAGGTGGACAATTACGAGCCCGTGGAGTACCACTTCGACATCAAGGCCTCAGCCGATGCCCAGTTCAATAACATCCAGTATATGTACATTGGCAAGAATGAGTCCATGACTGATGGCTTCGTCGGCTGTGTCTCACGCGTCCAGTTCGATGATATTTATCCGCTCAAGCTGATGTTCCAGCAGAACCCACCGAAAAATGTCAGGTCCATGGGCA CACAACTGACAGAAGATTTTTGCGGCGTTGAGCCTGTGACGCATCCGCCCATCGAAATCGAGACCCGACCACCACCTCTGGTTGATGAGGAAAAGCTGCGCAAGGCCTACAACGAGGTGAACTCTGTGCTGCTGGCAT GTCTGCTCGTGAttctgttcctgttgctgatACTAATGTTCTTCCTGATCGGCCGGTATCTGCACCGACACAAGGGCGACTATTTGACGCACGAGGATCATGGAGCCGATGGCGCCGATGATCCCGATGACGCGGTCCTCCACTCGACCACTGGCCACCAAGTCAGAAAGCGAACAGAGATCTTCATCTAA
- the LOC117893109 gene encoding L-aminoadipate-semialdehyde dehydrogenase-phosphopantetheinyl transferase: protein MSRHVCTRWAFDLGTWTPTLPQLTQAVAAIQPEERTRLMKFHFIDDFLSSLIGRLLMRKYVSVCTSTAYHQVQFARDVRGKPYWVRGQSESPPLSFNVSHQGRLVLLAGITTSAPVDDTDTADNEATDFGIGTDVMKIEYGGGKSLSDFFRLMKGKFSAQEWSYIGRPQHNEPAQLKAFMRHWCLKEAYVKELGVGITVDLEKISFSVDTTHSLVGAVSPLIGTTLRCNDKPMDNWHFEEHLLEEKYCAAIAFRNCLPQDHGRFEMLRFDELIAKSADAAELDSSLVAYCKEALLKPHKSDR, encoded by the coding sequence ATGAGCAGACACGTTTGCACCCGCTGGGCCTTCGATCTGGGCACTTGGACGCCCACGCTGCCGCAGCTGACGCAGGCGGTGGCAGCGATACAGCCCGAGGAGCGCACCCGCCTGATGAAGTTCCACTTCATTGATGACTTTTTGTCGTCACTAATTGGTCGGCTATTAATGCGTAAATATGTGAGCGTGTGCACATCCACTGCCTACCATCAAGTGCAATTTGCTCGCGACGTGCGTGGCAAGCCCTACTGGGTGCGAGGGCAGAGCGAGTCGCCACCACTCAGCTTCAATGTCTCGCACCAGGGccggctggtgctgctggctggtatCACCACCAGTGCGCCAGTGGATGACACTGACACTGCGGATAATGAGGCGACGGACTTTGGCATTGGAACCGATGTCATGAAGATCGAATATGGTGGTGGCAAGTCCCTGTCAGACTTCTTTCGACTCATGAAGGGCAAGTTCTCGGCTCAAGAGTGGAGCTATATCGGCCGCCCGCAGCACAATGAACCCGCCCAACTGAAGGCATTTATGCGCCACTGGTGCCTGAAGGAGGCCTACGTCAAAGAGCTCGGCGTAGGCATCACAGTGGACCTGGAGAAGATCAGCTTCTCTGTGGACACCACCCATTCGCTGGTGGGGGCCGTTTCCCCGCTGATCGGCACCACACTTCGTTGCAACGACAAGCCCATGGACAACTGGCACTTTGAGGAGCACCTGCTGGAGGAGAAGTACTGTGCTGCCATCGCATTCCGCAACTGCCTGCCCCAGGATCACGGCAGGTTCGAGATGCTGCGCTTCGATGAGCTGATTGCAAAGAGTGCAGACGCTGCCGAGCTGGACAGCAGCCTGGTGGCCTACTGCAAGGAGGCGCTCCTGAAGCCCCACAAGAGCGATCGCTAA